GATAGAGCCAAATTTTTAGGTTTGATGATAGTTTTTTGTGTGTCGAAAGGAGATTAAATGGCTTTATTTTTGATAATTCCTACTGAATAAATTCCGAGGATTCTAAGCGGATGCTACGCAATGGGATAAATCCACATTGCTTCGCTTTATCTTAGCTGACCAGAGCCTAATTCTCTGGGGATGTATCAAAGCACCCATAGACACTCCATCAAGATTTACATTACTGAGAATACTTGACTTTGCGGTTACTTTTTTGCGGATAATATTAGCACTACCGTTGCAATCGGCATTGATATATAAGTTGTTAGCTGTACGGAACAATCCACGCTTTACTCTTTTTCCACTCGACTTCCAAATTTCGGGTTTTTCACCGTGAGTAGGGATGAAGTCTAAATCTAAAAAAGAAGCCTTGCTCGTATAGCTTTCTTCTTGTTCTATGAACTGAATACTGTACAACTCAGACAGATCTTTAATTCTGTCTTTTAATCTTGCTGTTGGAATAACTACAAACTTTTGATTTGTCTTTTTTCCCATATTTGCTTCTTGCTTTTGTCCTTGATTCCAACCAAAAACAATAGTACCTATATTATTTTGTAAGCAATGATTGATAACTATTCTAGCTGACTTATTAACAGCGTCTCTCATTTGACGGTTACGCTTTTCGGTTATTCTCATTAACCTTTTTGACCAAAAACCTTGTGTCCTATTCTCTTTCAGTATTGCTACTTTTTTGTTATACCAGTTATTCATTGATTTAACTTGTTTTCCATCAACTATAAAGCTAGTACCTACATTAGACACACAAGTTAGCCAGTTGTTAATTCCATGATCAATACCAAGTACATTGTCTTGGCATAAAGAAATTGGTTCTATTTTCTGCTCATACACAAATTCCAGATAAAAGCATCCATTTCGAGGTATTATTCTGTATTCCTTAATGTCTTTATAATTGAGATTAGAAGGCATTTGCAAATAAAAATGATCTATTCCAAACCATACTTTTGTTTGCTTTCCTAGAGTAAATTTTAGTTGGTTATTTTTTGCCAACTTAACCCACCTAGCAGGGTAAACCGCTTGATATAAACCCTTTTTACGATAATTCGGAAGTTTAGGTTTAAAGTGTAAATCACCCTTGTTAGCTTTACTTTTTAGAGTTTTATAGCTTGACATTCCCTCATAAACACTTCTCAATGTTTGTTGAGCTACGCAAGAGCGTAAAGCCCGATAATGAAGGTTAGTTTTTATTTCCTTGTCTAGCTCAAACTTAGTTATATAGCGATGCTCTTTAAAGTATATTTGTCTAGCATAATAAAGCCCGATGTTATAGAGTTTGTTCGCTTCAATGCAGATATACTCTAGTACAGACTTAGTATCTTTATCTGGGTTCAATAAAACTTGTTGGCTTCCATACATTTTCTTAGTGTATATTAGTTGTGTAGAATATATTAGCAAAATAAACAAAATAATGGAAGATTACCGCAGAAATCCTCACTCAGTAACTTTGTTAAATTATCATTTTGTCTGGTGTCCAAAAAGAAGAAAAGCAGTACTAAAAGGCAAGATAGTCAAACGTTGCCAAGAAATAATATTTGAGTTGTGTACAGAAAATGACTGGAGGTTAATTGCACTGGAAATTATGCCTGATCATATTCACTTATTTATTGAAACAAATCCTACTTACGCTCCATCTGTAATCATCAAAAGAGTGAAAGGTAGATTATCTCATCATTTAAGAAAAGAATTTCCTGAATTATTAAAATTACCTACCTTATGGACTCCTAGTTATTTTTGTTCAACCGCAGGTAATGCTAGTACAGAAACAATCAAAAAATACATAGAAAATCAAAAAGGTAAATAGGCAGAATAAATTCTGCGACGTTCGTTCTGCCATTCACTAAAGTAAATGGCTAATTCTCACTCTTCTTTAGGTTTCTTTTTTTGATCAAAAGATTTCCTATCCTTAACATCGGATTAATATCTTCTTCTGTATCAAGATTATCTTGAGATGTATTACCCCATTTTTCAATTTCTAGTTTTATGTTATTACCTTGTATATATTGAGAAGATAGTCTTAATTCAAGGGGGTCTTTTAATAGGGAGGCATCGGCGGGAATGATTCCCAATTTATTGATTGCATAAACTTTTTGAAAGGTTCTATATTCTCCACTACACAGAAGGTAATCCCAATCTCGCTTTTTCTCTATCAAGCTAAATAAACTAGAAGCGGTGATATAACTAAACAAATTTGCGATCGCATTTCTTCCTTGCTCGACTTTGATTTTATCTTGAGAAAAGTCTATAAACCATTTTTGAGAACCATCAGGAAAAATAACCTCTAATTGATAAATAACAGACCATCGACAATGTTCTTTAAAGATTAAATCCTTATATTCTGTAATAAAATTCAGCAAATTGATCTCAATTTCTTCGGCTATGTGAGATTTCATTTTTGATAAGTCATAATTTTCAGGGTTGCCGTCAAGTAAATTTTTTTCAACATTAACAGGGGAAAATTCTAGGCATTCCCGATCATCTAAAATCATTTGTGCATATTCACTCTGACCACGATTGTAACTATATTTTCCTTGATCAATAGTAAAAACGTCACCCGGATCAAGGGTATAAATATTTTTCTTCAATTCGGGAAAGGCTGTTTCTAAATCTCGACAAAATCTTTCTCTGGTAACGGGAAATACAATGCGATTTTGCCACGATGATTGATTAATATACTTAAATCCATTTGCCCCCGGTGCGATCGCACTTGGTTGAATTAAACTAATTAAATGGAATAATTCTCCGTATAAACCAAAGGGAAAGGAGAGACTTTGATTATATTGATACTTTCCTTCCATACTAATGTGCCAAACACTTAGTAAAAAATCAATGTGGGGATAATCCTTCTTAACTCTCTGGATAGTGGGGGGAGCAAAATAAGTATCAACAGTATTCCAAAAAACCCCAGAAGAATCAGCAAATACCATGCCAAATTCAGGCACTCGAACCTCAGAACGAGTAGTCATCAATACAGTTGAACCAATCCTGACTTTATCAAATTCTCTGAGAGGATAAATAGACTTATATCCTAATTGAACAAGACTTTCTGCAATCAATTTATCTTGAGGAATTAAAACATCGACATTTTTCGGTAAAGAAGCAAGGGTGCGAATGTCAAAATGATCTAAATGTTGGTGAGAAATAACCAAAAAATCAAAATCAGGTATTTTTTCAGGGAAAACCGTTCGTTTTGGACAAGATTCGTTCAAACCTTCACAAAAAGGATCGAAAAAGACAGGATCCATTAATACTCGACAATCTTCCGTTTCAACCAACAGGGAAGCATGACCTATTAAATCTATTTTCATTGTTTTCTAGTGTTGTTTTCGACAATTCTATCCTAAAAATAAAATCTCGATTTCATCCTAATCAGTAATTAAGACAAGGCAATAGGCAATGGGCAAAGGTAAATAGTGAATAGTGAATAGTGAATAATTAAAAACTCCGTTCACAACTAAAGGGAGTGTACAAGCACAGCGAACTCTCATTTCCCCCTCTCACCCCCTTCACCTCATCACCCTCTCCTCCGACACCTAACTCCGCTAGACCCTTAAACCTGCCTCAAATAAATGGGTCTTATGATACCATGTCACAAATATTATATTTTTAAAATTATAGAAAAAGTCGATCAATGAGCAGTTTTTTGAGCCGTCAATGGTTATCCTTGCACGTGTTTAAATTTTTATCTTTATTTTTTGCTTCTTATTTTTCTATATTATTAATAGGGTTTTGGAATGCTCCTATTTTTTCTCAGGATGTACCAGAAATTAGGGCAGTTTGGCTGACCACCAGTGATACAGATACACTACTTGATCGTCCTAAAATGAAAGAGGCGATCGCATCTTTGGCTTCCCTTCATTTTAATACCATCTATCCTGTGGTGTGGAATTCGGGTTATGCTCTTTATCCTAGCAAAGTGGCACAAGAAGCAAAGATACAACCATTTGTACATAAAGGATTACAAGGACAAGAACCATTAGGGGAATTGATAGAAGAAGCCCATCGATATAAGATGTTAGTTTTACCTTGGTTTGAATTTGGTTTTATGGCACCTCCTTCCTCAGAATTAGCCTTAAAACATCCTAATTGGTTAACCAAAGCCCAAGATGGTACTCAAACCACCTATAGTGCGGCGGGGGAGGTGGTGTGGCTTAATCCTTTTCATCCAGAGGTACAAAAATTTATTACTGCCTTAGTCATGGAAGTGGTGAATAATTATGACATTGACGGTATTCAATTTGATGATCATTTGTGTTTACCTGTGCAGTTAGGCTATGATGCTTATACTGTAAATCTTTACAAGCAAGAGACTGGTTTAGAACCTCCTAAAAATTATAAAGATGCAAATTGGATGCGTTGGAGAGCCAATAAATTAACGGAATTTGTCGCACAACTTAACCAAACAATTAAAGCCCAAAACCCGAATAAAATTTTGTCTATTTCTCCAAACCCCTACCATACTGCTTATAATTCTTTTCTGCAAGATTGGTTAGACTGGGTGAGAAAAAACTTAATTGATGAGTTAATTATTCAAGTATATCGCTCTGATTTTGCTGTTTTTCAAAAAGAAATTACCCGTCCAGAAATCAAGGAAGCAAAAGAAAAAATCCCCGTTGGCATTGCTATTTTAACAGGATTACCTAATCGTATTACACCCATCGAGTTTGTTAAGGAAAAAGCCTTAGCCGTTCGACGACAAAAACTAGGAATTGCTTTCTTTTTCTATGGTAGTATGTGGAATACAAGCCCTGAATTAAAGAACGATCACGAAATGGCTCTGCGCGATCGCAAATCTAGTTTTCAATCTCTGTTTCCCTATCAACCCCGTCGCATTGTAACGGTAAATCCGAATACTCCTATTATTACTCCCACTAATTCTGTTATTCCCGTTACTCCTTCTAATCCAGTTACTCCCGTCACTTCTACTAACAATGTCGTTAATCCCGTTAATAAGGTAACTCCAACTAATCCCCCCATTATTGATTCAAGTATTGATCCAACCAATGTAACCAGTGAGCCAATTCCCATAGATGAATTTTTAGAGTTTTCTCCTTGAAACTCCTACTACTCTATCGTGGTTTTATTTTTCAATAACCTGAGTTTGAGATAAATTTTCATTTATGAGTGATGGCAATTAGTTAATAGTTAATAGTTGATAATTACTCGTTACTCGTTACTCGTTACTCATTACCTTCTTCTAAAACCTGAAACCTGAAACCTGAAACCCGATACCTTATCTCCCTTTCCCCTCATCCCCCCATCCCCTAACACCGTAAGGGTTGAATATATTCAACCCCTACCACCTGACACCTAACCTTATCTGATATTCTTAAGGCAAACAAGGTAAGAGATAAAGCGATGGCAGTAAATCACTATACTTCTGCTTTGGGCTTGACGGTAGAACTAATATGTAACTCTTTGAGTTGTTTTTTGTCAACTTCTGCGGGGGCTTCGGTTAAGAGGCAACTTGCCTGTTGCGTTTTCGGGAAAGCGATTACGTCTCTAATGGAATTTTCCTGCGCCATTAACATCACTAATCTGTCTAAGCCGTAAGCAATACCGCCGTGGGGGGGAGTGCCATATTCAAAGGCTTCTAGTAAAAAGCCGAATTTTGCCTTTGCTTCTTCTTCTGATAAACCAATGGTAGCGAATACTTTTTCTTGCACTTCCCTTTGATAAATCCTTAAGCTACCTCCGCCGATTTCGATACCATTTAATACTAAGTCGTAAGCCAATGCCCTAGATGAAGATAAGTCGTCTAAGTCTTCTGGATTCGGTGCGGTAAAGGGATGGTGTAAGGCTTCTAAACGTTTTTCATCAGCATTCCATTCAAACATAGGAAATTCAGTAATCCAAACGAAATTAAGTTTATTTTCATCGATTAAGCCTAATTCTTTCCCAATGGCTAAACGAAGTCTATCGAGGGATTTATTGACGGTTTCGGTATCACCTGCTCCAAATAAGAGTAAATGTCCGGCTTTTGCTCCTGTTTTCTCTAACAATGTCTGTTTTTGTTCTTCTGACAGGTTATCCTTAATCGCACCTATGGTATCAATTTCACCGTTTTCTCTCACTCGAATATAAGCGATACCTTTTGCCCCGGCAATGGTGGCTTCGTTGAATAAGTCTCCCCCCGGTTTGATTCTGACGTTGGATATTTTGTCGTTACCTTCGGGAATAGGTAAAACTTTAACTATTCCACCACTTTTAATTGCCCCTGAGAATACTTTAAAGCCTGAATCTTTGACTATTTCGGATACATCCACTAATTCTAAGCCAAAACGGGTATCGGGGCGATCGCACCCATAACGATTCATTGATTCTGCGTAGGTTAAACGGGGGAAAGGGCGGGGTAAATCAATATTTTTGACAGTTTTGAAGATATGACAAATTAAACCCTCGTTCAGCTCGATTATTTCATCTTCGCTCATGAAACTCATTTCCATATCAAGCTGAGTAAATTCGGGTTGTCTATCCGCCCTTAAATCCTCATCACGGAAACAACGAGCAATTTGATAATAGCGATCGCACCCTGCTACCATAAGTAATTGTTTGAATAACTGAGGAGATTGGGGTAAAGCATACCATTGCCCTTCATTTACCCTAGAGGGTACAAGATAATCTCTAGCACCTTCAGGAGTGGAGCGAGTTAACACTGGGGTTTCCACCTCGATAAAATTATGATCATCTTCGAGGTAACGACGCATGGCTTTGACTACCTGATGACGAAGGGTGAGGTTGCGACTCATTTTCTCGCGCCTCAAGTCCAAATAACGATATTTTAATCTTAAATCTTCCCTTATATTTTCTTCCTCCACTGTGGCAATTTGAAAAGGTAATTGCTTATTAACACCGTTGAGAATTTCAATTTCTGTGGCATAAATTTCGATTTCCCCCGTAGGTAATTTCGGATTCAACGATTCGGGAGGGCGTTGAAAAATTTGTCCTGTGATTCTGACTACATATTCATTTCTTAAACTATCTGCATTTTTGTAGGATTCAGGAGTGCGTTGCGGATCACTAACTATTTGTACTACACCAGTGCGATCGCGCAGATCAATAAAAATAACTCCGCCATGATCCCGACGGCGATCGACCCAACCATAAAGAGTTACAATTTTATCAAGATGTTCTAACCTTAATTCGCCACAATAATGAGTTCGCATAATAATAAGCTATCTTATATAACAAATATTTATAAACTATTTTCCCATACTTAGGAAAGTAAACTTACACAAACCTATTATTATAGCAGTCTTAGGATACATGGATTTGCCCTGAGTTAGAAGTTCGGAGTGACGAGTTCGGAAATAATTTATAATTATTAAAAAACAAATAATTTAATGGTATGGAGTGGCAAGAATTTTCAGGTAGTTGGGTTTTAACACCTCCTCATCCTTTAGGCATCATTCACTTTTTGGGAGGAGCATTTGTCGCAACTGCACCCCATATTACCTATAGATGGTTACTGGAAAAATTAGCTCGTCAGGGATATATTATTATTGCAACCTCTTTTCTTAATACTCTTGATCATAAAGCGATCGCAGTTAATGTGCAAAATCGCCTAGAAAATATTTTATATCGTTTAGAATACAAACAAGGTATCGATATAAACTACTTACCTATTTATGGTTTAGGTCATAGCATGGGGTGTAAATTACATCTTCTCATCGGTAGCTTATTAAAAGTAGAAAGAGCAGGAAATATACTTATTTCCTTTAATAACTATCCTTTTAAAAAAGCGATTCCTTTTGCAGAAAATATTATTCCTTATTTACAAGATAATATCAAAAACTATTTACAACTAGAAGCAAATTTAGATATAGACTTTACCCCTACTCCCATAGAAACAAATATAATTATCAAAGAAAACTATCACATTAGACGTAATTTATTAATTAAATTTAGTGATGATACCATTGATCAAACTCTCGAACTTCATCCTATTTTAAAACAACTACATCCTAATATGATTACGGCTTTGCAACTGTCAGGAAATCACCTCACCCCTTTAGGGCAAGATATTGATTGGGAAATGGGCGGACAATTATTTTCTCCTATCGCAGGAATTTCACAGTGGTTTCAAGACAATTTTTCCAGAGATTTATATAACCTCTATCAACAAATCTCCCGTTGGTTAAATCCTTGTCCTGATGTTGGTTTCTGAATAAAAAAACCGACAATACTACTACGATGAAGTGTGATAGTTGTCGGTCAGATGTTTGTTGTCGTTTAATCTTAAGGAAACCTGTAGGAATAACCCATCTGTCTCTGTAAGATTTCTTTACATTTATTTTAACAGACTTTGACATTCTCCCACAACCAAATCGAAATTATGATAACTTGATAACGCCTTAAAATCAATTTAACCGCAGTTTATACTAACTATAACCTGAGTTTTGGATAAGCTGAAAGCGTTATTTTCTTCTAGTCAGAAAACCTTATAGCTTCTTAGAAATAAGAATAAAATTACCTTAACCCGAACGAGCTGAGATTAACTATAAATTATGATAGGGGCTTTAGACCCACAGATTTTTGGTAAAGTATAAAATAGAGAGAGTAAACTTTTTATCCTGAAATAATAATGACACAAGCAGTTACTGGTTCAGAAAAAGGCATTCAAATTTCCGAAAAAGCCCTCAAACATCTGTTAACCTTAAAAGAGCAACAAGGAAATCAAGACCTTTGTTTACGAGTAGGTGTTAGGCAGGGGGGTTGCTCAGGTATGTCTTATATGATGGATTTTGAGAACATTAATAATGTTACCGAACATGATGATATTTTTGATTACGATGGTTTTAAAATAATTTGCGATCGCAAAAGTTTATTATATTTGTATGGTTTAATGTTGGACTATAGTGATGCCATGATAGGTGGAGGTTTCCAATTCACAAATCCCAATGCAACTCAAACCTGTGGTTGTGGGAAATCTTTTGCCGCTTAGTATATAAAAAACCAGTTAATTATTGATTTAAAATCAAGAAAATAGTGATTACTTGGGGATATAAAATTAGGAATTAGGCATCAATTAGAAATTCAAAATTTACTAATAATTACTAATAATATAAATATCCCCTCTTGTTTATTAATAAATTTTTTTAATTCTTCATTTTTAATTATTAATTTTTACAATGTTTCCTTTTCCTCCTCGTAAACCGAATAAAAAAGTCATTATTCCTCAGAAAAAAAATTTCCCCTCATCCTCTCCTAGAAGGGTTAATATTCCCTCTCATTTTCAAAAAAATCCCCTTATTACTTATTCTCAAATAGAAATAGAAAGGGAACTGCAAAAATATCCCGGACTATTACGAACTTTATCCCATGCTTATCAGTATCAAGTTACATTTATGGATGATAAAACAGAAAATCAATATTGGTTTTGTCGAAATATAGAATTAACAATGATTTTATTAAAGTATTTGAATGAAAAAAATTGGTCTGTAGATTGGCAAGAAAAACCTTTTATTCTTAAATAAAATCATTCTATTTTTCATAAAAACTAATTTTCAAGGAATAGAAAAAATAGAAATAAATTTTATTAGTAAATTCTTTTTGTAAACCCACTAATTATAATAATTTTCAATCAATATTCGTCAAGTTTAATTCTTAAACCTGAACTCAGTTTCTATTAAGTTTTATTTTGTTTCTGAGAATTATCTTCAAAAATGAATTACAATCTGAGAAAGTAAAAGATAATTTATCCCTATAATAAATAATTTAATTTTTCCATTGAGAGAATTTAGTATATAAATAATGTTAGATTCAGAAGATAAAGGGTTTTTAAGTAATAATAAAAAAGATTGGTATATATTATATATAGGGGATTATAGTCAAATATTTTTACAAATAAAAGACTACTGCGAAAATATAACTTTTCAGGGAAAAAGTTGTTATTTATTAAATCATCTTGACAGAATTTCAAATCAATATCATATTCCGTTAGTTTTTATTATAATTAATGAAGATGATAAGGAAGACAAAATATCTAAAGTATTTTTTCACAAAATTAGAAAAAAAATAAACAGTCTTTTTGTAAAATTTGTAATTTTATTTAATGGTGAAGTAAGCGAAAATTTTAGAGATAAATTATTAAATAATGAAGCTATATTTGATTATATAGAAGTAAAAAAGATTAATTTTCAAATCATAGAAAATAAAATTATAAGCGCTTTAAAATCCTACTTTGAACATTATCAGTATCTTAGTTATCAAAACCTAAGTATTAATGGAGATTTTTGGGGTGATGAAAATCAGTTAACTCAAATCACCAGTTTAATTCCGGGTATGGTATTTCAATTAACTTATAACTCTCAAGATAAATATTTTTTTACTTTTGTTAGTCAAGCAGTAGAAGATATTTTTGAGTTTACTGTGGAAGATGTTTTAAATAATGCTAAAAAAATTTTTTCTTTAGTTGATCCCAGAGAAATTAATGAATTAAATCAAGTTATTACTCTATCTCGTAAATATTACACTTCTTTTAATTTTGATTGTCAAATAATTACTCCTAGCGGAAAACATAAATATATTCGCATCAATTCTTCCCCCCAAAAATTAGGTAGTCAAGGAATTATTTGGAATGGCATTGTTATTGATGTAACTATCGAAAAACAAAGAGAAATTGCCCTAAGAGAAAACGCATTATTACAAAGGGCAGTTAATTCAATTATGCGAAAAATGAGGGAAAGTATTGATTTTCAGGTAATTTGCGATACAACAACTGCAGAAGTGAGAAATTTATTAAATTGCGACCATGTTGCTGTTTATCAATTTAATGAAGATTGGGGTGGAGAATTTGTTTCTGAAAGTGCAAACAATAGTAGTGTTTCTTTAATTGAAAATAATCAAGGACGTTGGAATGATACTTATATTCAAGATAATCAAGGGGGAAGATACCGTTATGGAGACATTTTCACCATTCATGATATTGATCAAGAAAATTTATCACCCTGTCATCGAGAAATTTATCAATATTTTAAAATAAAATCTTTGTGTGTTGTACCTATTTTTTGCGGTGATAAATTATGGGGTTTATTAGGCAGTTATTTTCATCATTCTTTTTCGTGGCAGTCTCGGCAAATATATTTATTAAAACAGATAGTTGGTCAATTGGGTATAGCCATTGAACAAGCGAAACTTTTTGGAGAGGTTAAAAGGCAATCTCAAGAGTTAGCGATGGCAAAGGAAACGGCGGAAATGGCAAATTTAGCTAAAAGTGAGTTTTTGGCAAATATGAGTCATGAGATTCGCACCCCCATGAATGCAATTCTGGGTTTTTCTGATTTATTGCAAGAGTTGGTATTAGATTCGACGGGGAAAAGTTATCTTAATTCTATTATTACCAGTGGTCAAACATTACTATCTTTAATCAATGATATTTTAGATTTATCGAAGATTGAAGCGGGAAAAATGGCTTTAGAATATGAGCCAGTTCATTTAAAGTTGTTATTAGAAGATATTGTTAATATTTTTACTTTAAAAGCAGAAGAAAAAAAGTTAAATTTGCAATTGTTTATCAGTGAAAATTGTCCTGATATTGTTGTTTTTGATGAGGTAAGATTAAGACAAATTTTGTTTAATTTAGTAGGTAATGCTATTAAGTTTACAGATAAGGGTTTTGTGAAAATTTTTGCTGACCAAAACCTTGGTATTAATGATAATTCTTTTCGCAATTGTGGTTTTCGTTTAGAAATACAAGATACAGGGATAGGTATAGATAAAACACAGCGCGATCGCATTTTTGAATCTTTTACTCAACAGGATGGACAAAGCACCCGTAAATACGGCGGTACAGGATTAGGTTTGACTATTACTAAAAAATTAGTCAATATGCTCAATGGTACAATAATGGTGGAAAGTGAGCCGAATATTGGTAGTAAATTTATTGTTGATTTTCCCGTTGTTGCTTGTGCCACTGTTGCCCCCAATGACGATTTTTTAATGGTAGATAATAATTTAGATCAATTTCATCCCAGTCGAATTTTAGTGGTGGACGATATTGACTCTAATCTTAATTTAATTAAGGCTTATTTTGAAGGAACTTCTCATCAAATTTTAACTGCTAAAAATGGCAAAGATGCGATCGCACTTGCGATTAAATATGATTTAGATTTAATTTTACTAGATATAAAAATGCCAAAAATGGACGGAGAAGAAGTAATAAAAATAATTAGAGAACATCGAAAAATCAAAAATATTCCCATTATAGTAATCACCGCTTCCATCAATTATCAAAAAACACTTAATTTATCTCAATTTGTCCAAGGATTTTTATTGAAACCAATTCAAAGACAAGAATTAGTAAAAGAGCTCAAAAAAGTATTGTTATACGATGATAATTTATCCCCCTCAAAAATTAACAAATTGTGGACTAAAAAAACTGAAAAAATAGAAGACACGCCAGAAGGAATCGATAAACTAATCAAAAAATTACAATCTGAATATATAAAGGAATGGGAGACTATACAACAAACAAAAATAACATCTCATATTCGTAAATTTGCTCAAAATTTAGAAAAAGAAGCCATAAAATATAATTATCCAACCTTATTAAACTACGCTCAAACTTTAATTAATAATATTGTCAACATGGAAATAGATTTGCTTGACGAAAAATTAATAGATTTTCCTAATGTAGTCAAAAAAATTTCGGTACAAAAAACTAATGATAAATAACCTCAATCTGGTTTAAGAATATCTGATAAGGTTAGGTGTCAGGTTGCAGGTGGTAGGGGTTGAATATATTCAACTCTTATGGTGATGAGAAGATGAGAGAAGAGGGAGAAACAAGTAATAAATAATAAATAAGTAATAAGTGTTCGGAGTTTTTAATTCTTAATTCTTAATTTTTCCTTTGCCTTTGCCCTTTTCGCCATCACGGTATAGATGAAAATTTATTCCGAACTTAGGCTACATATCATTTTATCTCAAATTTTTCATACAATTCGTTCAAATTAATAAATCTCAGAGTCAATTGCACCCCATGAAAAATATTCTTGGAAATAGGCTTAAAATAATGCTAAACTGTAATGAAACTTAGTTTTTGACAAAAAAGTCATTCAAGGTATAAGTTAATTAATTTCCTTGATTTGGAGTAGAATATTAGATGAGTACAACCAATCAGACAAGTAACTCAAGTAATTACGATGCTGAACAGATACAAGTCCTAGAAGGGTTAGAGCCAGTTAGGAAACGTCCGGGGATGTATATTGGTTCCACAGGACCTAGGGGCTTACATCACCTAGTATATGAGGTAGTTGATAACTCTATTGACGAAGCCTTAGCAGGTTATTGTACTCATATTGAAATAGA
This is a stretch of genomic DNA from Cyanobacterium aponinum PCC 10605. It encodes these proteins:
- a CDS encoding ATP-binding protein — translated: MLDSEDKGFLSNNKKDWYILYIGDYSQIFLQIKDYCENITFQGKSCYLLNHLDRISNQYHIPLVFIIINEDDKEDKISKVFFHKIRKKINSLFVKFVILFNGEVSENFRDKLLNNEAIFDYIEVKKINFQIIENKIISALKSYFEHYQYLSYQNLSINGDFWGDENQLTQITSLIPGMVFQLTYNSQDKYFFTFVSQAVEDIFEFTVEDVLNNAKKIFSLVDPREINELNQVITLSRKYYTSFNFDCQIITPSGKHKYIRINSSPQKLGSQGIIWNGIVIDVTIEKQREIALRENALLQRAVNSIMRKMRESIDFQVICDTTTAEVRNLLNCDHVAVYQFNEDWGGEFVSESANNSSVSLIENNQGRWNDTYIQDNQGGRYRYGDIFTIHDIDQENLSPCHREIYQYFKIKSLCVVPIFCGDKLWGLLGSYFHHSFSWQSRQIYLLKQIVGQLGIAIEQAKLFGEVKRQSQELAMAKETAEMANLAKSEFLANMSHEIRTPMNAILGFSDLLQELVLDSTGKSYLNSIITSGQTLLSLINDILDLSKIEAGKMALEYEPVHLKLLLEDIVNIFTLKAEEKKLNLQLFISENCPDIVVFDEVRLRQILFNLVGNAIKFTDKGFVKIFADQNLGINDNSFRNCGFRLEIQDTGIGIDKTQRDRIFESFTQQDGQSTRKYGGTGLGLTITKKLVNMLNGTIMVESEPNIGSKFIVDFPVVACATVAPNDDFLMVDNNLDQFHPSRILVVDDIDSNLNLIKAYFEGTSHQILTAKNGKDAIALAIKYDLDLILLDIKMPKMDGEEVIKIIREHRKIKNIPIIVITASINYQKTLNLSQFVQGFLLKPIQRQELVKELKKVLLYDDNLSPSKINKLWTKKTEKIEDTPEGIDKLIKKLQSEYIKEWETIQQTKITSHIRKFAQNLEKEAIKYNYPTLLNYAQTLINNIVNMEIDLLDEKLIDFPNVVKKISVQKTNDK
- a CDS encoding iron-sulfur cluster assembly accessory protein, yielding MTQAVTGSEKGIQISEKALKHLLTLKEQQGNQDLCLRVGVRQGGCSGMSYMMDFENINNVTEHDDIFDYDGFKIICDRKSLLYLYGLMLDYSDAMIGGGFQFTNPNATQTCGCGKSFAA